The genomic stretch CGATTTCATCCAAAAACAAAGTGCCGTTGTTGGCTTCTTCAAACCGTCCGGTTCTGTCTTCTCGCGCATCGGTAAAGGCGCCTTTTTTGTGCCCGAACAGTTCGCTTTCAAAAAGACTTTCGGTCAATGCGCCTACATCCACTTTTATATAAGGCTGTTTGCCTCGCAACGATTTTCGATGAATAGCTTCCGCAATTAAATCCTTTCCCGTTCCGTTTTCGCCGAGAATTAAAATATTGGCATCGGTAGGCGCTATTTTTTCGAGCTTATAAAAAACATCCTGCATTACGGCGCTGTTGCCAATCAGTTTATTGTCTGCAGCTCTTTGTTCATCAGCATTTCGCAGCAATGAGCTGTTTTTGTAAATTGATTTTATGCTTTCCAGCAACCTGTCGTTCTGCCAGGGTTTTACCATAAAATCGGTTGCGCCGAGCTTTAAAGATTTTACCGCAAGGTCAATATCGGCATAAGCCGTAATCATCACGATGGGTAAATCGGGATACAATTTTTTTATTTTTTGCAGCCAGTAAATTCCCTCGTTGCCGGTATTTACAGCCGATTTATAGTTCATGTCGAGGAACAACAAATCGACCTGTGTTTTTTCCAAAACAGATAACAGCAATTCAGGATTTTTTTCCGTGATAATTTCTTTGACTTCCGGTCGCAGAAGCAACCGCACGGCTGTCAATACATCCGTGTCGTCGTCCACAACCATAACGGTCGCTCTTTTTAAAGAAGACATAAGCGCTCATTTTTATCGCATTAAAGTAACGAAAGTTTTTGTAGTTAAATGAAGCCATTTCCTATTTCTGACCTACAACTAAAATAATTTTATATAAGGCTCAAAGGAATAGATACGATTACGCTTATATCCTGTAAGCTCAGTAAGTACGCCAAGTTGAACAAGGTCTGTAATTAACCTGTTAGCGGTAGATGCATGAACCTGCAATGTTTCCGCTATTTGTGCGCCGTCTGTTATCGGCTGCTTGTATAATTCATTAACCAGCTTGCGCGCATCCTGCTGTTTTCTTCCGAGTGTTATCAATTTGTTCAATTCAACATCATTGCGTAGCTTAATAATATTTTGAAATGTATTGATGCTTTTACAGGCTGTTTCTAAAACGCCTTCCAAAAAGAATTGTACCCATGGTTCCAATTCATTGTGTGTTCTTACCCTCATCAGCCTGTCGTAATATTCAGCACGATTCCGTTCAAAGAAATCCGACAAATAAAGTGTCGGATGCGAAAGTATTTTTTTATCGTGCAAATACAATGTGATGAGCAACCTGCCAATTCTGCCATTGCCGTCCAGAAACGGATGTATTGTTTCAAACTGATAATGGATAATTGCAATTTTTACCAGATGCGGAACGCGAACGGGCGACTCCATGATTTCCGCATTGATAAACTGTTCCAAATCATGCATCAGGTCCGGAATCTCATCGTGTGCAGGCGGAACAAAAACTGCATTTTTCAGGCTGCCGCCAATCCAGTTTTGACTGCTTCTGTATTCGCCCGGCATTTTGTCTTTACCCCTCACTCCTTGTAACAATTTCTCATGTGTCTGCCTGATAAGCCTTGTTGATATGGGCAATTTTTCCATAGCAGCAATAGCATCGTTTACAGCCTGTATGTAACTGTGAACTTCTTTCCAGTCATCTCTTTTTTCCGGATTAATATCAGACTCTTTGACGAGCGCTTCCTCAAAAGAAGTTTGGGTACCTTCAATTTTGGAAGAAACGGTCGCTTCTTTGGTTACATGCATTTTGATAAAATAATCTATGTTAGGGATTAATTCCGAAAATGCATCTAACCGACCTATATGCCTGTTGGCTTCGCTTAAAAGATTTTGCAAAACAGGATTCCCCACCAACCATTGCAGATTGATTTTATTGGGCATAAAGCTTTTATATTCAAGCCTTTGAACCCATTTTCCTGCTTCAAATTCCCTAATATCTTTTGTTTGCATAAGTGCAAATATAAATTTTCTTATTTGCAGTTGATTCAAAAACTGCAAATATAAATTTTCTTATTTGCGATTTACACCGAAACAACCCTTCCGTCTAACAATTCTATGATGCGCGCCCCATACGCAGCGTTTTTTTCGGAGTGCGTCACCTGCACAATGGTTACGCCTTCTTCCTCGTTCAGTTGCTTGAAGAGTTGCATGATTTCTTCGCCTTGTTTAGAGTTGAGGTTTCCTGTCGGCTCATCAGCCAAAATCAATTTTGGTTTTGCGACCAACGCGCGCGCAATGCCCACAAGTTGTTGTTGCCCGCCGGAAAGCTGCGGCGGAAACAAATCTTTTTTACCCACAATATTAAACTTATCAAGTATGTCCGCAACAATCGCTTGCCGTTCCGATGTTTTGATGCTTTGATACAACAAAGGCGTTTCGATGTTTTCATAAACCGTGAGTTCATCAATCAAATGATAAGCCTGAAACACAAAGCCGATGTGGTGTTTGTGCAATTCGCCTCTTTGTTTTTCTTTGAGTTTGAAAACATCTTCATCCATAAATGTATAAGCGCCTTCATCCGCGTCATCGAGCATACCGATAACATTGAGCAAAGTGGATTTGCCCGAACCGGAAGGTCCCATGATGGAAACAAATTCGCCCTGTTTGATTTCGAGATGAATGTCTTTCAAAAGAAATGTGCGCGCGTTACCTGTAGTAACCCATTTTGAAACGTGTTGTAGTTGTATCATTATTTTTGTTTTATTGTTGTCTGTTATTTGTTATCGGTTGTCCGCTATGCCGTCATTCCGAACGAGGAACGAGTGAGGAATCTCATTACACTTGTTGAGATTGCCACGTCAGTTCCTGAAATAAATTCAGGACAGGCTACCTTGCTCCTCGCAATGACGTGCTGTCGGGTTCATGTTTTATATTCATCTTCATTCTTATCTTTTTATTTTCCTATTAATCATATAAATCCCATAAATCATGGTTCAGACAGACTATCATTCATCGCGCAAACTATCGACAGGATTGGCTTTGGCGGCGGCAACGGATTTAAAGCCGATGCTTGCAAACGCGATGATAAAAGCAACAACACCCGCGATGGCAAATATCCACCAATAAATTTTTGTTTTGTTGGCATAGCCTTGCAGCCATTTATTCATGGCAATATACGCCAACGGCGTTGCAATGATGAATGAAATAATAATGAGCCGGATAAAATCTTTGCTGATGAGTAGTACAATATCTTTCACCGATGCGCCCATTATTTTACGAATGCCTATTTCTTTCGTTCTTTTACGAACCATTAAAGAGACCAAACTGAATAATCCCGTGCAGGAAATAATGATGGCAAGAAAAGCAAAAATGTTGAACAGCTTCGTGAGTCTTATTTCCAAGTCGTACAAATGCGCAATGCGGTCATCTACAAAAGAGAAGTCGAATTTATCTTTAGGAAAAAATTGTTTGAATTGTTTTGAAATATAATTAATGGTTGCATTGGTATTTGTTGCATTTATTCTTAAATAAGCTTGTCCTGCATATTCATTTGAATAACATCTTATCACAATAAACGGATTTTCTTCTTTCAAAGACATTCCTCTGAAATCTTTGATGATACCGATAATTGTTCCCTGAAACGCACCCATATGTACACGTTGCTCAATCGGATTTTCTAAACCAATTGCCTTGACTAAATTTTCCGAAACAATTACAGGTCTATTAGGTTCAATGGTTTCTAAAAAATTTACCATTGGTTCATGATTTTTCTTTCGGACTTCATTCTTTTTTTCTTCAATGTCTTCTAAAGCATTATAGTCAATTATATCCGAAGGATGCTTTGTCGAAAAATCTCTCCCTTCAATTATTGGTATTTGGAATGTTTTAACAAAATTAAAATCAGCATCAATGAAAGCAAAGTTTAATTGCTTGGTAGAGTCTTTGGGATTATCCATTGAAGACGTTCCTCCATAATAATTCGCAATATGCAATCCTGAAAAAGTTAATAATTGAATATCGGAGTTTTGCAGCAGTTTATTTGTAAATGCATCACTACCATGATTACCATAAGGAACTGAAAAGGTCAGCAAATTATTTTTATTAAAACCCAACGGCGCATTGTCCAGATAACTTAATTGTGTGTGTACCACAATGGTCGCTACAATCAGCATAATGGAAATGGTAAATTGAATTACAATCAACGATTTTCTCAAACCAAGACTTACACGGAAACCATTGCTCCTGCCGCCTCTCAGCGAACTCACAGGCTCCAACCGCGAAAGGAAAAACGCAGGATACCAGCTCGACAATAATGTTGAAAAAACACAAATACCGATAATGATAAGCAATGTGCCAATGTTCATTAAAAAAGAAATATCCGCCTGAATATTGAGCAACGATGTAAAGGCTTGCCACAGAGTGTAAGCTAATAAAAATGCCACTGGTATGGCAATTGCAAAATACAATAACGATTCGCCAATAAACTGTAATATCAATTGTACTTTTTGCGCTCCAAACACTTTGCGCACGCCTACTTCTTTCGTTCTTTCCAAACTGCGCGCAATAGTAAGATTGATAAAATTGATACAGCCGATGATTAAGATAAGCAATGCAATACACCCGTAAATGTAGATGTATTTTATGTCGCCTAAACGATAATTGTTTCCCTGGTCTTTTATGTCTGATGAGTGTAAATGTATTTTCTGTACAGGTTGAAATTCAAAATGGAAATTGTCCATATTGTATTTGTGGCAAAGCTGTTTTATCTTCTGTGAAAGCGTTGTAACGGAAGCATTTTTACTTAAAAGAATAAAAGAGCTTGTTTCACTATAACCGCTTGAAACATCCAATGCGCCGTATTGTTCCTGATCTAAGAAAAAAGCGTCCGCAGTCATAAAACTGTTTGACGGAATGTCCTTGACAACGGCGGCAACTATGTAATGTTTATCATTTCCCCGCCCGTTAAAATCTTTTCCTACGGCATTATCTGTTCCATATATTTTTTTTGCCAACGACTGGGCAATTACAACATTATTTACATTTGATAAAGCTGTTTTAGAATCGCCGTATAAAAATTGAAAATTGAATATTTGAAAAAACAAACTGTCGGCACGGCAGGCTTTTATTTGAACATACTCATTCTTAATAAGCACATTTTTATTATAAAGAACAATGGGCGTTTGCGCTTCTATTTCAGGGATTTCGCGCGCAGCCGTTGCTCCGAAAGCATCGGGAATGCCTCCGGAACGCTCTTGCGCATTACCTCTTTTATCATCCGAAATAACTCTGTATATCCTGTCCGAATTACTATAGCTCGTATCAAACGAAGTTTCGTAACGAATGTAACCCACAATCAGCATCACGCAAGTCAAACCTACAATCAATCCCGAAAGACTGATGAGCGCATTCGTCTTATCTTTTTTAAAGCTGCGCAGGGCAATGAGAAAATAATTCTTCAGCATGGTTTTTTGTTTATA from Arachidicoccus sp. BS20 encodes the following:
- a CDS encoding Fic family protein, whose translation is MQTKDIREFEAGKWVQRLEYKSFMPNKINLQWLVGNPVLQNLLSEANRHIGRLDAFSELIPNIDYFIKMHVTKEATVSSKIEGTQTSFEEALVKESDINPEKRDDWKEVHSYIQAVNDAIAAMEKLPISTRLIRQTHEKLLQGVRGKDKMPGEYRSSQNWIGGSLKNAVFVPPAHDEIPDLMHDLEQFINAEIMESPVRVPHLVKIAIIHYQFETIHPFLDGNGRIGRLLITLYLHDKKILSHPTLYLSDFFERNRAEYYDRLMRVRTHNELEPWVQFFLEGVLETACKSINTFQNIIKLRNDVELNKLITLGRKQQDARKLVNELYKQPITDGAQIAETLQVHASTANRLITDLVQLGVLTELTGYKRNRIYSFEPYIKLF
- a CDS encoding ABC transporter permease, with translation MLKNYFLIALRSFKKDKTNALISLSGLIVGLTCVMLIVGYIRYETSFDTSYSNSDRIYRVISDDKRGNAQERSGGIPDAFGATAAREIPEIEAQTPIVLYNKNVLIKNEYVQIKACRADSLFFQIFNFQFLYGDSKTALSNVNNVVIAQSLAKKIYGTDNAVGKDFNGRGNDKHYIVAAVVKDIPSNSFMTADAFFLDQEQYGALDVSSGYSETSSFILLSKNASVTTLSQKIKQLCHKYNMDNFHFEFQPVQKIHLHSSDIKDQGNNYRLGDIKYIYIYGCIALLILIIGCINFINLTIARSLERTKEVGVRKVFGAQKVQLILQFIGESLLYFAIAIPVAFLLAYTLWQAFTSLLNIQADISFLMNIGTLLIIIGICVFSTLLSSWYPAFFLSRLEPVSSLRGGRSNGFRVSLGLRKSLIVIQFTISIMLIVATIVVHTQLSYLDNAPLGFNKNNLLTFSVPYGNHGSDAFTNKLLQNSDIQLLTFSGLHIANYYGGTSSMDNPKDSTKQLNFAFIDADFNFVKTFQIPIIEGRDFSTKHPSDIIDYNALEDIEEKKNEVRKKNHEPMVNFLETIEPNRPVIVSENLVKAIGLENPIEQRVHMGAFQGTIIGIIKDFRGMSLKEENPFIVIRCYSNEYAGQAYLRINATNTNATINYISKQFKQFFPKDKFDFSFVDDRIAHLYDLEIRLTKLFNIFAFLAIIISCTGLFSLVSLMVRKRTKEIGIRKIMGASVKDIVLLISKDFIRLIIISFIIATPLAYIAMNKWLQGYANKTKIYWWIFAIAGVVAFIIAFASIGFKSVAAAKANPVDSLRDE
- a CDS encoding ABC transporter ATP-binding protein, with the translated sequence MIQLQHVSKWVTTGNARTFLLKDIHLEIKQGEFVSIMGPSGSGKSTLLNVIGMLDDADEGAYTFMDEDVFKLKEKQRGELHKHHIGFVFQAYHLIDELTVYENIETPLLYQSIKTSERQAIVADILDKFNIVGKKDLFPPQLSGGQQQLVGIARALVAKPKLILADEPTGNLNSKQGEEIMQLFKQLNEEEGVTIVQVTHSEKNAAYGARIIELLDGRVVSV
- a CDS encoding sigma-54-dependent transcriptional regulator, whose amino-acid sequence is MSSLKRATVMVVDDDTDVLTAVRLLLRPEVKEIITEKNPELLLSVLEKTQVDLLFLDMNYKSAVNTGNEGIYWLQKIKKLYPDLPIVMITAYADIDLAVKSLKLGATDFMVKPWQNDRLLESIKSIYKNSSLLRNADEQRAADNKLIGNSAVMQDVFYKLEKIAPTDANILILGENGTGKDLIAEAIHRKSLRGKQPYIKVDVGALTESLFESELFGHKKGAFTDAREDRTGRFEEANNGTLFLDEIGNISLAQQSRLLTVLQSRYIIPLGSNQKTDLNIRLICATNVPLNVLGDERKFRKDLIYRINTVEINVPPLRERFGDIPLLAEHFAKIYGEKYGKLNIGFSKEAMLKMELYHFPGNVRELQYAVERAVIMNETNEIEAREIIFSPIENMYDNVENKVETNLVLVERNAILKAIERRDGNISKAAKDLGITRAALYRKLNKHEI